The segment TGTCTAGGCAGCATTATGAATAAGGCCTAATAACCTAACTTGGTAGAACATTTCTGTTTAGGCATTGATGCCAGCTCCTTTCCTTGCCAGTGAGaggtgtgtttttaaaagtttttaaaggggcgcctgggtggctcagtcagttaggtgtccgacttcagctcgggtcatgatctcacggttcatgagttcgagccccacgttgggctctgtgctgacagctcagagcctggagcctgctttggattctgtgtctccctctctctctgctcctccccctgcccatgcgcgcatgcgcgctctctctctcacaaaaataaacattaaaaggaaaaaaatttttaatattgtggTCTGTTTTGAATAGTTTTGGAAAGAAGTGGCTTTAGTATCATTAATAGGGTTTAAGTTTActattgatttttaaaggaagttgCCTAGATTCATCAAAAAgcaacctactttgttgagtatAGGAAAACATTTCACTTTGCGGTTGCTTTATCACAAAAGGAGAAATCACATTAGAAGTTGATGTGTGGAAGGCATTAGGTTGAATAACAAATTGTTCTTTATATTGATCTTTCAGCTACAGTTATAATTAACTTTGTAGATTTagaatttgtctctttttccagGAGAAAAACCGTCAGAGTCATGAACTTGATTTTAGGTGGATTTAAATGTCTGTTTcccagagtgatttttttttcttaatccaggACTGAAAAGTTATCTGATTGACTTAATTGAAGATAATATATTATCTAATGgttgataaatgtttgttttattgaggtttggaagataaaataatactttattttttggactttcagaaattttttcttcccctctctacTCTCCTAGCTTTCTATACCCTTTAACAAGAAAgcattattaaaaggaaaaaaagtactgAACAAAATCAAACCTTATGTCTGTGTGCCTTTATCCTCTCAGATTCTCTTGGAAATAATGCCTGATGAAAAAGAAGGCAAGGAAATTACCtttttgaacatttttcaaaaatcttctGATGTCCTCCTTTTAgctagcaaaaataataaaattttagggtTTTTAAGTTGTATGTTCCTAATTTTTTTGCGtggaatgttttgttttcctttagggCAGGAGTCCTCTCACAATTTCTACATTGCTGTATAACTACCACAGATAGACATTTGTGGGGATTTaggaaaattttattataataaatttgCATAGACTAAGTGATACTTAATTTGGGGGTAGATGATAACATCCAGTAAACTCTACCTGCCTGTTCCATCCTGGACCGTAACTGGCTATAAGAAGTGCATTGTTCAGGATTTATAGCATTTGAAGATTTATTCTGGTGCCCTTATGAATAATTAGTGTTTTTCTCCCTTGCTCCTTTAAGGTGCTTTAATTAAGATCTTGGTGTCTCTTCCAGTCTGAGACGATcacagtaagacaagaaaaggcaATGTCATGGTAGGCAGTTCTTAGTTGCTAGAGAAGTTAGGCCACTTAGTTATCAGGTTGATGAATTTTTGTTCTTAgttcaaaatgataaatattcTCATGACTTTTAAGTATCAGATGTGCTAGTATAGTTCTTTCCTCTGGAActgaagtatattttaaaagtttttctttttataaagaatgTCTTGTTGCGCCGTTTTGCTAGACTGAAAGTTTCCTCATcacttggtgagaccctcctctAATTCAatctttgtcttttgtctttgctGCCTTGCAGGGTTGGTACAGTAGGCTTCACTAACTTAGCTGCAACTCAGAATTTCTCCTCCAGCACCTGAGTAAATGCTGATGGTCTTGTGGAGAGTGGATTAAGAGTACGAGCTAAGTTCTCAATCCCAATTAAGAAGCGGAGGAAAATTTAAACTGTCTCCTTCAAAGTTTATCACAACCACCACCATCAAGACAGCAAACCAAAGGACAAAGACTTTGACCTGCTGTGTTGCTCTGTGTAGTCCAGTTCACGTATGGTTTACAGACTTGGCTGGGGTTActaatgagtaaataaaaagtTGGACACTTCCTGTCGTTGGACACTTATTCACAAAGTTACCAAAATGAGGGCTGTACTGGAGACAGCAGACATTGCCATAGTGGCCCTGTATTTTATCCTGGTCATGTGCATTGGTTTTTTTGCCATGTGGAAATCTAATAGAAGCACCGTGAGTGGATACTTCCTGGCGGGGCGCTCTATGACCTGGGTAGCAATTGGTGCCTCTCTGTTTGTGAGCAATATTGGGAGTGAGCACTTCATTGGGCTGGCAGGATCTGGAGCTGCAAGTGGATTTGCAGTGGGCGCATGGGAATTCAATGCCTTACTGCTTTTGCAACTTCTGGGATGGGTTTTCATCCCGATTTACATCCGGTCAGGGGTATACACCATGCCTGAATACTTGTCCAAGCGATTTGGTGGCCATAGGATTCAGGTCTATTTCGCAGCCTTGTCTCTGATTCTTTATATCTTCACCAAGCTCTCAGTGGATCTGTATTCGGGTGCCCTCTTTATCCAGGAGTCTTTGGGTTGGAACCTCTATGTGTCTGTCATCCTGCTCATTGGCATGACTGCTTTGCTGACTGTCACCGGAGGCCTTGTTGCAGTGATCTACACAGACACTCTACAGGCTCTGCTTATGATCGTTGGGGCACTCACACTTATGATTATTAGCATGATGGAGATTGGCGGGTTTGAGGAAGTTAAGAGAAGGTACATGTTGGCCTCGCCCAATGTTACTTCCATCTTGTTGACATACAACCTTTCCAACACAAATTCTTGTAATGTCCACCCTAAGAAAGATGCACTGAAAATGTTACGGAATCCGACAGATGAAGATGTTCCTTGGCCTGGATTCGTTCTTGGGCAGACCCCAGCTTCAGTATGGTACTGGTGTGCTGACCAAGTCATCGTGCAGAGAGTCTTAGCAGCTAAAAACATTGCTCATGCCAAAGGCTCTACTCTTATGGCTGGCTTTTTGAAGCTTCTGCCAATGTTTATCATAGTTGTCCCAGGAATGATTTCCAGGATACTGTTTGCTGATGATATAGCTTGCATCAACCCAGAGCACTGCATGCAAGTATGTGGAAGCAGAGCTGGGTGCTCTAATATTGCTTACCCACGCCTGGTGATGAAGCTGGTTCCTGTGGGCCTCCGGGGCTTAATGATGGCAGTGATGATTGCGGCTTTGATGAGCGACTTGGACTCTATCTTTAACAGTGCCAGTACCATATTCACCCTCGATGTGTATAAACTCATCCGCAGGAGCGCAAGCTCCCGAGAACTAATGATTGTGGGGAGGATATTTGTGGCTTTTATGGTGGTGATCAGCATTGCATGGGTGCCAATCATCGTGGAGATGCAAGGAGGCCAGATGTACCTTTACATTCAGGAGGTAGCAGATTACCTGACACCCCCAGTTGCGGCCCTATTCCTTCTGGCAATTTTCTGGAAGCGCTGCAATGAACAAGGGGCTTTCTATGGTGGAATGGCTGGCTTTGTTCTTGGAGCAGTCCGTTTGACACTGGCCTTTGCGTACCGTGCCCCAGAATGTGACCAACCTGATAACAGGCCAGGCTTCATCAAAGACATCCATTACATGTATGTGGCCACAGCATTGTTTTGGGTCACAGGACTTATTACTGTCATTGTTAGCCTTCTCACACCACCTCCCACAAAGGAACAGATTCGTACCACCACCTTTTGGTCTAAGAAGAGCTTGGTGGTGAAGGAGAGCTGCTCCCCGAAAGATGAACCATACAAAATGCAAGAGAAGAGCATTCTGAGATGCAATGAGAATAGTGAGGCCATCAACCACATCATTCCCAATGGGAAATCCGAAGATAGCATCAAGGGCCTTCAGCCTGAAGATGTTAATCTTTTGGTGACCTGCAGAGAAGAAGGCAATCCAGTGGCTTCATTAGGTCATTCAGAGGCAGAAACACCAGTAGATGCTTATTCCAATGGGCAAGCAGCTCTCAtgggtgagaaagagagaaagaaagaaacagaggatgGAGGCCGGTACTGGAAGTTCATAGATTGGTTCTGTGGCTTTAAAAGTAAGAGCCTCAGCAAGAGGAGTCTCAGAGACCTGATGGAGGAGGAGGCTGTTTGTTTACAAATGTTGGAAGAGCCTCCACAAGTTAAACTAATACTAAATATTGGACTTTTTGCTGTGTGTTCACTTGgaattttcatgtttgtttatttttccttatgaacTTTTAAGGATATGATGAGACACTAACTTAAGAAAATACTggtctttggaaagaaaaaaaaaaaagaaaacatgtaactGTTGCATCTCTCAGGCATTGTTTACGCTGTAGGTTTTAGCCAAATTTTACTTAGCAGAAAATCATCTATTTGCAAGACTTTATTTTCCCAGAGATGGATGAAAGCAAATTTTCAACCTAAATGAAGTAAAACTTGTTTAACAGACTGAATTGTGCAAATGtggtttaaaattttccataccAAAGTAAGGAGAGACCAATTATTCTCATAGAACATGTAGAGCAGAATATATGCTATTACAAATAAGGTATACTGTCTGCACTGCCAAATCTTGGTAGGCCTTCTTAACCTGAAGTAGAAGACTTGCTCATTTCAAagttttttctgtctttgtaatCCCTACTACCATTTAAAACTGAATTTGTAGACATTGTATAATCAGTTGTGTACTGAAAACCTAACTCATGTTCTTGTGGGGTACTTGTGTCAGGACAAGTTAGTTCATTTACCAGGCTCATTTTGCTAGCATGAGCCTATGGATTCTGAAtgccaaaagaaaggaagaagaatgtTTTCCTGTAGCTGTTCTTGTACCACCAATATATGGAATGTTGAGCAAAAGTTgttccagttcctttttttttctttttttcctgctttgactGAAGTTTAAGTGAACCATACTCAAATGACCGTCAAGTCTATCTTGATACATTTATGTCATGACTGTATTGTCAGATGATTAGGGGAGAAAATGAAGTAAACATTGCTGATGATCCCCAGATTTATTGACCAAGTTCAGGTTGTTTATACAGTTTGGGAATTAGCAGTCCTCAAGCAGTGTTTGGTCAGCTTATGCTAAACAGGTGACTACTCGTACTCCACTAAttctctagctttgttctttgttcttgtCATTTGGTAACATTTTTTATTAGCCACATATCTTTCCAAGTGGATTCAGTCAGAAGATATGtccagaaatttgaaaaaaaaaaaaaaaaattgtcactgcCTTTGTGCTGGGTTGCCTGCCCCATGATATATTGAAGTTGAGCTTTTGGAGGGAAAATTTAATTCTGAGATCATACTGTGTCCTTGAGAAGTTCCCCCTGCCCCCCGATTTACTTTTTTTCGAAAGACTCGCCATCTGTACACAGCCtctacatttttgtttaaaaagttatattgACCTAGAGCATGAGGAGGTTTCAATGCAAACTGGGCATCAGTAACAGAAAAGTCAGAGTGCATGCTTTGCCATTGGTAGATTGTCAGTATTGTCTTTCTGTGGAACAGCATGTTAAAGAGGTGTCAAGAATAAGAACTTCTGGGCTTAATAGTATGTCTTGTGGAGGATATTGTAGGACTTGTGTAAATTATAGGACCCTCGATCTTCACATGGCATGGCACTCCGTTGTAACCTTCATGGATGGGAATCTTTTTCACAGTCTGATTCCCCTTCGTGAGGGCAGGGTACAAAAGATGTTGGAGGAAAGCTCTATAGATCATGTAGTTACGTGTCTGTGTGCTCAACATGGTCCTTTTTCCTTTGTGACATATGAAGGAAACTAATTGTGTATCTACTTTCTTTGACTTTCCTGTAATCTCTGATACTTTTTAAATTGCATGATTTTATTAAGCTTGTATTCTTTAGGCAAAAGTATTACTTTTTTAGATACTTTTGTAGATTTTGAATCAAAACTCAGTCCTAATAACTTTCAATTTTTTGTATTCTGTAAACTAGTTTCATTATGATGGACTTGATTAGTCCAAAGTTGATTTTAGAAATTATCAGGTAGCATAATGTCTTCCCATCTCCAGGAGGCTTTCTGATGGACTGAGTCTGTAGATGAAAAAGTAATTTATGTATGAATAGCATGGTTTCTGAGAGCTTAGAGTGccttgtagaattttttttcccaatttcatTCTTAAGATTTAGAAGTTGGGGGCCAAATCAATAGGGACCATCCTTTTCTTGTATGGAGGAGGCTGTGGCTGTGACATATCTAAGGTTACAAAAAGTCTGTTGGGGAGAACAGAGAACCATGTATCCAAAGCTGGACTCATGGTTAGTCCTTTTCTCAAAGGAACTATTTTCCTTTGAGACAACCTTTTTGGTATTTGGGAAAATAATAGGACCTTAGATTTTTCAAATTGGCTTTTAAGTCATAGggattaaaattttctttgaacaCATTGCTGTGTAACTCTCCACAAAGAGGATTGACACCTTGGCTGGGCAGCCTTCTTAACCCTTCTTTTTTACGGCATAAATTAACAGGTGGTGTTTATGTaggttttttcctctttgtttaatGTTGAGTCCTAATAGTTTGGAGTATTAGGATCCCCCTATTTTCTCTTTGCTGCTGTCTTAGTACGATACGTGAAATACATCATCTTGTGTCTATTTGTGTGTATATAGCAGTAGGTCAAGTTTAGAGTACTAATGTCTGTAAATAAGGAATGACTATTAGCATATCCATTAGGATGTTTATTCTTGTCAGTATAAACATCACTGTGTTGAGACTGAAGTCCCTGAAGCTTGCCCTTCGTATTGCTTTCCAGTAATAGATAATGTGCTTGAATAAGTATGTGGATTGCCGATTGCAACTTCATTCAGGGGACCATTGTTCAGTCTAGATTTCATTAGAATGATTGTTCATGGAATGATACATGGTCTGTTTTAAGCTAGCAAAATGTTCATACTTTACACTAAATGGGTCCTAAATGATGACATTTGCTCTgtagacatatgtatatatttttatattggctCAAGCTAAGGTTCAGAATTGAGTAAGAGTGATATTGACTAGAATAGTTACCTAAGAGTCCAAATGAAAAGTGAGAACACTGGTCTTCAAAAAGTAGAGACAAATATTGTCTTATCTGTTCTTAATGGTATCCCCAGTTCttagatttttgtctttccacACAATCTCAGTCTTAAGATCTAATGAGAAGAGCTTATTATTCAGGCATGCAGAATAATTATTGGCTCCAAAAATAA is part of the Prionailurus viverrinus isolate Anna chromosome C2, UM_Priviv_1.0, whole genome shotgun sequence genome and harbors:
- the SLC5A3 gene encoding sodium/myo-inositol cotransporter; protein product: MRAVLETADIAIVALYFILVMCIGFFAMWKSNRSTVSGYFLAGRSMTWVAIGASLFVSNIGSEHFIGLAGSGAASGFAVGAWEFNALLLLQLLGWVFIPIYIRSGVYTMPEYLSKRFGGHRIQVYFAALSLILYIFTKLSVDLYSGALFIQESLGWNLYVSVILLIGMTALLTVTGGLVAVIYTDTLQALLMIVGALTLMIISMMEIGGFEEVKRRYMLASPNVTSILLTYNLSNTNSCNVHPKKDALKMLRNPTDEDVPWPGFVLGQTPASVWYWCADQVIVQRVLAAKNIAHAKGSTLMAGFLKLLPMFIIVVPGMISRILFADDIACINPEHCMQVCGSRAGCSNIAYPRLVMKLVPVGLRGLMMAVMIAALMSDLDSIFNSASTIFTLDVYKLIRRSASSRELMIVGRIFVAFMVVISIAWVPIIVEMQGGQMYLYIQEVADYLTPPVAALFLLAIFWKRCNEQGAFYGGMAGFVLGAVRLTLAFAYRAPECDQPDNRPGFIKDIHYMYVATALFWVTGLITVIVSLLTPPPTKEQIRTTTFWSKKSLVVKESCSPKDEPYKMQEKSILRCNENSEAINHIIPNGKSEDSIKGLQPEDVNLLVTCREEGNPVASLGHSEAETPVDAYSNGQAALMGEKERKKETEDGGRYWKFIDWFCGFKSKSLSKRSLRDLMEEEAVCLQMLEEPPQVKLILNIGLFAVCSLGIFMFVYFSL